From Anopheles coluzzii chromosome 3, AcolN3, whole genome shotgun sequence, the proteins below share one genomic window:
- the LOC120957252 gene encoding uncharacterized protein LOC120957252, with translation MRVEMNLDVQHCHDDIDTKIAEFKQDANKMNELNLFLDSVLEEAQRNAEVKLQSKLDEERPKNGNKLLSGIKQHRMVTRTRGIVLRIFEAICNCTNSATIPGQRPATAPANVGSTSKN, from the exons ATGCGCGTGGAAATGAATCTGGATGTTCAGCACTGTCACGATGATATCGACACGAAAATAGCAGAGTTCAAGCAAGATGCGAACAAAATGAACGAGCTTAACCTTTTCCTTGACAGTGTGCTGGAAGAGGCGCAGAGGAATGCGGAAGTGAAACTGCAAAGCAAATTG GATGAAGAGCGACCTAAAAATG GAAACAAACTTCTCAGCGGCATAAAGCAACACAGAATGGTGACACGCACTAGGGGGATTGTTTTACGAATCTTTGAAGCTATTTGTAACTGCACAAACTCCGCCACTATACCAGGGCAGCGGCCAGCTACAGCACCGGCTAACGTTGGATCTACTTCGAAAAACTAA
- the LOC120957251 gene encoding general odorant-binding protein lush-like, with protein MSVSVLVSSLVVLFCVQCLIEHIDGAMTMKQLTNSMDMMRQACAPKFKVEEAELHGLRKSIFPANPDKELKCYAMCIAQMAGTMTKKGEISFSKTMAQIEAMLPPEMKTMAKEALTHCKDTQTSYKDPCDKAYFSAKCAADFTPDTFMFP; from the exons ATGAGCGTATCGGTGCTGGTATCGTCTTTAGTGGTGTTATTTTGCGTACAGTGTTTAATCGAACATATTGATGGAGCA ATGACCATGAAACAGCTAACCAACTCGATGGATATGATGCGGCAAGCGTGTGCTCCAAAATTCAAAGTTGAGGAag CGGAGCTACACGGTTTAAGGAAATCGATTTTTCCTGCCAACCCAGATAAAGAGCTCAAGTGTTATGCTATGTGTATTGCACAAATGGCAGGAACT ATGACGAAGAAGGGTGAAATCAGCTTTTCGAAAACGATGGCTCAAATCGAAGCGATGCTACCGCCCGAAATGAAGACTATGGCAAAGGAAGCGTTAACCCATTGTAAAGACACAC AAACCTCATACAAGGACCCGTGCGATAAGGCTTACTTTTCAGCTAAATGTGCCGCCGATTTTACCCCCGACACCTTCATGTTCCCATGA